One part of the Solanum dulcamara chromosome 3, daSolDulc1.2, whole genome shotgun sequence genome encodes these proteins:
- the LOC129882898 gene encoding tubby-like F-box protein 3, producing the protein MSFKSMIQDMKDEFGSISRKGFRSRSHRVVQDCTVTLDALRQSCWANMPPELLRDVLMRIEASDSDWRPRKNVVACAGVCRSWREIMKEIVKTPEICGKLTFPISLKQPGPRDKLVQCFIRRNRSSQTYHLFLNLNEAVNDDGKFLLAARKCKRPTYTDYIISLNAEDVSKGSSTFIGKLRSNFLGTKFTIYDAQPSNAGAKVSKCRSTRFVGMKQISPRIPAGNYPVAHISYELNVLGSRGPRRMLCVMDAIPASSIEPGGSAPTQTEFVPVNVDPFPSLHFFRSKSTRMDNFSSGPLPSPKDEVLTLKNKAPRWHEQLQCWCLNFNGRVTVASVKNFQLVASLGDGAGQEQENVILQFGKVGEDLFTMDYQYPISAFQAFAICLSSFDTKIACE; encoded by the exons ATGTCCTTCAAGAGTATGATTCAGGACATGAAGGATGAGTTTGGGAGCATTTCTCGGAAAGGATTTCGCTCTAGGTCACATAGGGTGGTTCAGGATTGTACGGTGACACTTGATGCTTTAAGGCAAAGTTGTTGGGCTAATATGCCACCTGAGCTATTGAGAGATGTCTTAATGAGGATTGAGGCGTCTGACTCTGATTGGCGTCCGAGAAAAAATGTGGTTGCTTGTGCTGGTGTTTGTAGGAGTTGGAGAGAAATAATGAAAGAGATTGTTAAAACACCTGAAATTTGCGGGAAATTGACGTTCCCCATCTCCTTGAAGCAG CCTGGTCCTAGAGACAAACTTGTTCAATGTTTCATCAGAAGGAACCGCAGCTCACAGACATATCACCTCTTCCTTAATTTAAATGAAG CTGTTAATGATGATGGTAAGTTCCTTCTTGCTGCTCGGAAGTGTAAAAGGCCAACATACACAGATTACATCATTTCTTTAAATGCTGAAGATGTTTCCAAGGGTAGCAGCACCTTCATTGGGAAGCTAAG ATCCAACTTCTTGGGGACCAAGTTCACCATCTATGATGCACAACCCTCTAATGCAGGAGCTAAAGTCAGTAAATGCCGCTCTACTAGGTTTGTTGGAATGAAACAAATCTCTCCAAGAATACCCGCCGGCAACTATCCTGTGGCTCACATCTCATACGAGTTGAATGTCCTGGGTTCCAG GGGGCCCAGGAGGATGCTGTGTGTCATGGACGCAATTCCGGCTTCTTCTATTGAACCTGGGGGTTCAGCCCCTACTCAAACAGAATTTGTTCCTGTGAATGTAGATCCCTTCCCCTCCCTCCACTTTTTTAGATCAAAATCAACTCGCATGGATAACTTCTCATCCGGGCCTTTACCTAGTCCGAAAGATGAAGTTCTAACTTTGAAGAACAAAGCTCCAAGGTGGCACGAGCAACTCCAATGCTGGTGTCTTAACTTCAATGGCCGGGTAACAGTCGCTTCTGTAAAAAACTTTCAGCTAGTTGCTTCTCTCGGGGATGGAGCTGGGCAGGAACAGGAGAATGTCATTCTTCAGTTTGGGAAAGTGGGAGAGGATTTGTTCACCATGGACTATCAGTATCCTATCTCTGCATTTCAAGCATTCGCAATCTGCCTCAGCAGCTTTGACACCAAAATTGCCTGCGAATGA